From one Papio anubis isolate 15944 chromosome 12, Panubis1.0, whole genome shotgun sequence genomic stretch:
- the CNTF gene encoding ciliary neurotrophic factor, with translation MAFAEHSALTPHRRDLCSRSIWLARKIRSDLTALTESYVKHQGLNENINLDSVDGVPVASTDQWSELTEAERLQENLQAYRTFHVLLARLLEDQQVHFTPTKGDFHQAIHTLLLQVAAFAYQIEELMILLEYKIPRNEADGMPFSFGDGGLFEKKLWGLKVLQELSQWTVRSIHDLRVISSHQTGIPARGSHYIANNKNV, from the exons ATGGCTTTCGCAGAGCATTCAGCGCTGACCCCTCACCGTCGGGACCTCTGTAGCCGCTCTATCTGGCTAGCAAGGAAGATTCGTTCAGACCTGACTGCTCTTACGGAATCTTAT GTGAAGCATCAGGGCCTGAACGAGAACATCAACCTGGATTCTGTGGATGGGGTGCCAGTGGCAAGCACTGATCAGTGGAGTGAGCTGACCGAGGCAGAGCGACTCCAAGAGAACCTTCAAGCTTATCGTACCTTCCATgttttgttggccaggcttttaGAAGACCAGCAGGTGCATTTTACCCCAACCAAAGGTGACTTCCATCAAGCTATACATACCCTTCTTCTCCAAGTTGCTGCCTTTGCATACCAGATAGAGGAGTTAATGATACTCCTGGAATACAAGATTCCCCGCAATGAGGCTGATGGGATGCCTTTTAGTTTTGGAGATGGTGGTCTCTTTGAGAAGAAGCTGTGGGGCCTAAAGGTGCTGCAGGAGCTTTCACAGTGGACAGTGAGGTCCATCCATGACCTTCGTGTCATTTCTTCTCATCAGACTGGGATCCCAGCACGTGGGAGCCATTATATTGCTAACAACAAGAATGTGTAG